The following nucleotide sequence is from Camelus bactrianus isolate YW-2024 breed Bactrian camel chromosome 19, ASM4877302v1, whole genome shotgun sequence.
GTTTACTTCAGTAAAACCTCTGCCACTGTGAGGCCTTACTGGGGACCTTTCAACAACTCTGCCCAGGCCTAGGGTCTCCTGGGGccactgacttaaaaaaaaccaGCACCCCACCCTCTGGATGGCAGAGACCAATTGCAatgccttccttttctctttgcttcagtctccctcccttccttgtctttctctcttctcctcatctctccatttctctcttcttccttcataGTTCCCCTTCCCTGTCATAAGCCTTGCTGGGCCTCCAGCTCCACTGGGACACGTGTGGAATAGGGTCCAGCccaaagaaacacaaagaaaataaggGGGCACATCCATTTGCCAGGACCCCTGGCCCACCAGCCTGACTGCCTTCTCTGTCCCACTCAGATATCCCAGGATGGATGTCACCCGCCTCTTCCAACTACCCTGCTGGTCTGCCTGTGCTTCCTCAATGCCTACAGCCACCTAGCACCTGAGGAAAAGCCCAGGGATGAAGGGAGCCTGAGAAGCAACTCCTCCAAGAACCTGTTAGATTTCCCTTCTGTCTCTATTGTGGGTAAGTAGCCTGGCCTGGAGCCCGGTCTCTGGGCTTTGGCCCATGAGAAGGGGCTGCAGGTTGTCAAACATGCTCCCCAAACTGATACCAGGATCCATTGCTGTGAGTCACAGCTCCTTTGTGCTCATTCCTCAAAACAATCCTGGTGGAATAAAGTGCTCCTTAACTCATTTGGTATAGGAAAGCTCTGCCTGCCACCAATCTAATATGCAGTTAGCATGTTAGAGGCTGTGAGAAACCCTAGAGTCAATGCACTTGGTGAATTTGCTTTAAATTAGCATTTCTGAAACCTATTGAATTATAGAACTCCTACcaatgataaaaaattttaggAAATGTTGCAGAATATAACCAAGTCTGGGATGAACTGATCCTTTCATGCCAGGGTTAAGAGTTAAGAATGACTACTCAGGGAAAAATACCTGGCATTGGAGATCTTCTAGTTCAACTTCTAATAATAAGAACATATATACTTAttttgtgctaggcactgtgaaATGAGTATTGTTTTTAATCCTATTTCATTTCACAGTTAAGGAAATTAAGACTTGGAAAGGTTAAGTAACTATCATAAGATTACATAGTTCTTAATTGGCAAagacagaattcaaacccaggtgttTAACATCAGAACCTAAGCTCAAAGTTAATATCCCTTACTAACCTGCCTCTCATTTGGAAATGAGGATATTGTAGATATATCAGGGAAAGGGCTGGAGCACAATAACATTGATTGATCACCTTCGATGTACCAGGCTTTCCACTTTATAAACATATCTCCTTTATCCTCAAGACAACTCTTTGAGGTAGGTACTACAGTACCctatttgcagatgagaaaactgagtcttaaGGAGGTTAAGTAggttgcccaaggccacacaactgTTATATGTCAGATTCAGAATTTAAATCAGGTATACCTGGCTCCAAATCTCTGAGAAATGGAGAATAGGAATCAGGAAACACAAATCCATCCATGTACAATACACTGAGTCCACTTTCCAGGGCCTTATTGGACTTCCCTTTTGCTTTCCGTCAGAGGACTCTTTGATCTCACTCTCTGGCTCCACATCAGCAGCCAGGCTAATAAGAGTCCACTGGTCTATGTCTCAAGATGTGGTCTATTCAGCCAACCCTTCGTCCTTCCTCGACCCTGGGACTTCCCGGgcccctctgctcctcccacTTCACTGCAGCTCAGGGTCCTCAGAAACTGGCTTTGCTCCTTCTGTCTCTTTTTGAAGCACTGAACAAGAAATCCAAGATCAGCAGAAAAGAAGCggaaaagaagaaaagctctTCCAAGGTAGGCCTGGGAGTTCTTATTGTGGGGGTGGGACTGGACTTAAAAGGGAAGGACCCCCCAGTTTCTGGCTAGGAACTAAATGAAAGATATTCCAGGCCTACATGCCCTAAAGAAGCTGAACGCTACCAAAAACTTTCCAGGCCTTGAGCCCTGAACCAGACCCCCACGGAAACCCAGGGAGCTGAGGTTTGCTAAGCAAAATAGCTTACCTGCTAAAGAGCATCTTCCTATGCTAACTCACACCCTGACTGAAAGTTCACCATCACTTATTCTTTTGGATGAATGCAGTGCTTCCCAAACCTCAGTCATTTCAGAGCCATTTCCACAACTTTTGCTATACTGAGTTTCACctatttaatatatttgtttaaaattaaaacttaaaaaaaaaagctatgataGAAAACCAGTGTCATTTGCcataaatagaaaataaccataaaaacataaaatgaaaataaaaccttGTTAGTGAATTCTAGCTGGTTGGTGTTGCTTGACAAAGGCTCTAAATCTGAGGCTTGCTCTCTGTGTTGTAAGGAAGATTAGAAAGTGTTGAAGAGGCATTAAGGATATATTGGCAGCAAACTGAGCCTTTCCAGCTGAAAGAGATTGAAAAAAGAATCCTTTCTCACTAAGTGACTCAGTGTCATTTAATATTCATATACTGCCTAAAATCATACCACCATGGTACAGGTtcccacactttgagaaatactaGATTAAGGCATTGTTGAAATGCACACATTATTCCTATTTGCATATCAGATCAACTGTAACCAGAGTAGAGAGTACTGGACTAGGCATTGGGAGGTGAGACCTGGCACTGTGTTATGATAAAGTTCCTTCTCCTCTTTGGGCCTTCTGTAAAGTGAACAAGCAGATCAAGTGATCGACAGAATTGAAAAATCTATTTACATGCAAGGTACTGAGAATACAGTAGTGAACAAGAGAGATATACCtctgctctcatggagtttacattcttcTGGGGAAAACAGGAGAACAGTAAGTAATTGGGTAAAATAAATTCAGATGATAAACGCTGTTAAGAAATTAAAGCATGATGATAAgacagagggaagggaagagtggTCACAGAAGTTCCCTAGAAGAAAGCAGCGCTTAAAGACTGAGAAACTCAGTAATCTTGAACAGCAATGTCCAACAGAAATGCAATGAGCCatgtatatagttttaaattttctagaagccacacacaaaaaaaggaaaaagaaacaggtacaattaatattaatttatttaacccaatagatccaaaatactgtcattttaatatgtaatcaatataaaaagttAGAGATGCTTTACACTCTTTTTTGTGCTGTCTTTGACTTTTATGCTCTCAATTCCAATGCTAATTTTTCCTACTTAAAATGAAATATAGTCCTGACTAAACAATAAAATTGTGTTTAACAGGAAAAGTAGTTTAcagtacttcagtttaaaatttataaactaattaaaattagataaaatttgAAACTCAGTTCCTCAGTCGCACTAGACACATTTCAAGTTCTCagtagccacatatggctagtggctgcctgtattggacagcacagcaAAGAATGTCCCCAGGAAAGGGAGTAGCAAGCTCAAAGCTCCTGCAGCAGTAACTCATTGTGTTTGGTGCATAGAAGGCAAGCCGGTGGGGCAGTGTGGTAAAGACAGGTGGGAGAGGTGGGCAAGCCAAACCACAGAGGGCCTCAAGGACCAAAGTAAAGTTGATGTTTCATTCTAAGTGCAAAGAGAAGCCACAGCTGCGCTTTAAGCCTGAGTGTAATGTCATCATAGGTCTTCCAAGAGGTCCCTTTTGTGTACTGGAGGATGGACTGTAAGGGGGCCAGAGCAGCAGTCAGCGAGCGGCCTGGCCCAGGGTAGCAGCGGTAGTGAATTAATGGGTGGACTCTGCATCTATTGTGAAGGCAGAACTGACAAGGATTGCGGATACACTGGAAGGGGAAGGCAACAGAAATAGTAGTTTAAAACTATGGAGCTGAATGGAATCCCTAGGGAGAGAAGAGAGCTTGGCCGGAGCCAGTTAGGTTTGATGAGGATAGAGGCAGGTGGGGTATTATTGGAGGAACAGGCAGGACTCGCTATGGTGCCAGGGGGGCATGAGTCTGAGCAGGTAGTGGGCAGCGGGTTCGGATATCTGGTCGGGAACCTTGGACCACAGTCCAAGGAGTTCCCAGGCAGAGATGAGAAAGAGTGGGGCGAACGCGGATGGCTTGGGCAGCCCCAGTGTTTCCTCGCAGAAAAAGGCTCCGACGAAGAAGGTGGCGCGGCCCCGGCCCCCGCTGCCCACTCCCTGCGTGGCCACCCGCGACAGTTGCAAGCCTCCCGCTCCCGCCTGCTGTGACCCGTGTGCCTTCTGCCAGTGCCGCTTCTTCCGCAGCGTCTGCTCCTGCCGCGTGCTCAGCCCCACCTGTTGAGCGCTTCCACCTCAGGGTGGCGGGCGGGATGGGGCAGGGATTCCAGGGTTGGGGATCCCCGGGCCCTGAGGCCCTTCTGGGGCGGGCGATCTCTAGTAGGTGTAGCTTGCAGGGACAGGGCGTGGGCGTGGCTACTGGCGTTGGGGAGGAACTTTCAGGAGGAGGGGTTTCAAGGAGACGTGGCTTGGGCTGGGCTAAAATCCAAATATATGCAGGCTGCTTGAAGGTGTGTGGCTGTTTCTTTAAAGAATTCGAAAGATCCTTTTCCCTTCACCGCGGAAGTCCCGCAGGCTACGCACATGCTCCCTCCTGGGCCTGGGGAGACCCAGTTACCCCAGCCCTAAGTCTGCACTTCCGGTAAGCGCTTCTCTCGGTCTGGCCGCGGGAGACAATGCTGCCCCCTACTTTAAAGCCTGGGAACACCCGAAGCTGCCTCCAAAACCAAGGAGGCAGAAAGGAGCCATTCCGGAAAGGAGAGGCGCTCCCCCAAacccggaaaaaaaaaaaaggctgcaacTCCATACACAATCTCACTGGGCTGTCTGTGCTAAGGGATCTGCGAATACAAACTGGGCTGGCTGGTTGTGACTGGGCATTGCCGTGGGTCCCTACAGCCAGCTGACTCTGGCCTGAGGATCCTAGAACTATAGGAAGCTCCCCCAAAAAGCTAGGCTAAGCATCCAATAAAGGAGGACGGTAGAC
It contains:
- the ASIP gene encoding LOW QUALITY PROTEIN: agouti-signaling protein (The sequence of the model RefSeq protein was modified relative to this genomic sequence to represent the inferred CDS: inserted 1 base in 1 codon) translates to MDVTRLFXTTLLVCLCFLNAYSHLAPEEKPRDEGSLRSNSSKNLLDFPSVSIVALNKKSKISRKEAEKKKSSSKKKAPTKKVARPRPPLPTPCVATRDSCKPPAPACCDPCAFCQCRFFRSVCSCRVLSPTC